The nucleotide window ACGCCTGCCCGCCAACGGCGTCTTCTACATCAGCTACCTGATGCAGATCGAACAACCTGCGACCTCCCCCAAGTCAACCTTCGGAGGCTTCCTGCTCTACAATGGAGACAAGGAGGAATTGTTCGTGGGGGATTTGAGCACGGGCGGAAATATGGGATCACGGTTCCGGACCTCCGTGAGTGAAGAACACGGAAAGATCCCGGTGGATGGCGCCACGCATCTTTTTGTCATCCGCATCGACCGCACCAAGCTGGTCACGGACATCTATGTGGATCCGCCTCTGGGTGAACCGGAGAATGCCGGCAACCGCTTCATCCGCTATCAGGATGTCCCCGTCTTCGACCGGATCTCGATGCGCTCGGCCAGCTCAGGCGCCCAGTATCCCGTGAACTTCGATGAAATCCGCATCGGCCTGACATGGGACTCGGTGCTTCCGCTTGAGAAGTAAGCGAAACGATGGCACCGGACAGGCGCGCGATTTTTTTCGCCGAATCTCCGTAACCCAAAACACCCCGCGCAAGTATGCGGATGATTGTCATGAATAATTCGTGACTGCGTTCGCATACCCCATGAAAAAAAAACCTTCGAACCTCTGGTTCAAATCCCCCCTGTTGTCCGCGTGCATCGTCCTCGGACTATCGCTGCACGCCGGTGCCGCCAACTATGAATGGCAGACCGCGGGAACCAATGACACCTGGTCCACCGCAGGCGGTGACGCCAACTGGTTCATCGCCGGTGCCGGTCCTCTGGCCGCATGGGCCGATGGCAATGCCGCCGTCTTCAACGCGACCACCGATGCAACGGTGACGGTCAGTGGAACGGTCGCGCCTACGGCGGTGACCTTCGGCACTGGGTGGGCGAACAACTTCACGCTTACGGGCGGCACCATCGCATTTGGTGGTGCAACCGGCAGCATCGATTCCTCCGCGGTGGGAACTGTCGGCGGACGACAGCTCAAAATCCTCAGTGCGATCACCGGCACCGCCGGTCTCATGATCAACTCCCACGGCGATCTCACCGCCGGTGGCGGTGGCAATGGTGCCTACCTCCAGCTCGGCGGGAACAACAGCGGTCTCACAGGTGGCATCGCCGTCACCGGTGGATTGATCGATCTCACCGCGGCGAACTCCGTGGGCGCCAACACGCTCACCTTCTCCAATGGCGGCGGTATCCTCAATGCACAGCACGGAGCGATCATTCTCACCAATCCGATCACCGTTTCCACGGCTGGCACCGTACGGACCTGGAGCAATTCCATCTTCAACCTCACCGGGCTGATCTCAGGATCCGGCACGCTGGCGTTCACCGATGGCGGCGTCACCACGCTCGGTTCCGCCACCGGCGCCGGCGGCACGGCGGTGAACACCGCTGCGAACACCTTCGGCGGCAAGATATCGGTGGGAGGTGGCAAGCTGGGCATCACCGGTGATTCCGCTCTCGGCACGCCCCCGGCCTCCTTCCAGGCGGACAACATCACGATCTCGAACAACGCGACGTTCATGAACATGTCGCAGGCCACCTCGGCCACGAACTTCGGTGCCGGTTTCGATGTGACCCTGAACGCAAACCGCGGCATCACGCTCGGCACCGGTGGTGCCACCTTCCAAATCGGCTATGGAAAGACCTTCACGGTCAACGGAGCGATCACCGGAGTTGGCAACCTGACCAAACCCGATGGAGGAACACTCGTCTTGAACGATGCCATCACTTACACGGGCAACACCGGCGTCACCGGAGGCACGCTGACCTTCAATCCACCGGGCAATCTCACCAAGGGCGGCACGGTGACCGTCGCAGTGGGTTCGGCATTGAACTGGGCCCCGACTGGAAGGACTCTGACTCTCTCCGGGACCGGCAACACCTTCACCGGCGAGCTGCGTATCAGCGGCGTGGGGAGCACCATCGACATCGGCGCGAACAACGTCACCTTCAACGGCGCGGGCGGTACCGGTCTGCGCTATGCCGCCGCCAGCGGCACCGGCACGGTCAACGCCACCGGCGGTGGCAAGCTGATCCTTGGCACCACCGGCGTTGCCCCCGCCGGGGATGACTGGGGTGCGACCAACGTGAACGGCACCCTGCTCATCAATGCCGTGATCGACGGTCCTGCGGGAAAGACCTACGAAAACTATGGCGGCGGAGCCGGCGGCACCACGATCTTCGCGGTGAACAATACCTATCTCGGTGACACCTACGTCAGCGACGGCACACTTCAGATCGGTACCGGCGGCACCACCGGCTCCATCGGCGCGGGCGTCCTTGGAGTGAACGGCGGCAAGACGTTCGCGGTGAACCGCGCGGATGCCGTGACGCTCACGCAAAACGTGATCCTCGTCGGCGCTGCTGGAAACTCGAACTTCACCGTGGCGGACGGAGCCGCCGCCACCGATCTCACGCTGTCCGGCGTGGTTTCCGGCACGCGCGAATTCTGGAAGCGCGGTCTGGGCACGCTGGCGCTGACGAATAGCAACACCTACACCGGCAGCACCGTATTGGTGGACGGCATCCTCGATCTCAACACGCTCGGCAACGGAGCAACACCGGGAGCGAACGGCACCGGTGGCATCTTCATCGCCCAGGCAGGCACGCCCGCGACGCTGCGCTACAGCGGCCCCACCGCCTCCACCGACAAGATCGGCGCGAATGCCCTCCAAGGCACGGGTGCGAACACCATCATCGAGATCCCCAATGCCGCAACCACGTTGACCATCACCTCCCCGCTGGGTCAGAACGGCGCTGGCAAAGGCTTCACGAAGACTGGAGCGGGTTCGCTGGTGCTTGCCAATGACAGCACCTACACCGGCCCCACCGTCGTCAATACCGGCACGCTCCAACTCGGCAACGGCGGCGCGACCGGCACGCTCGGTGGTGGCGCGGTAACGAACAACGGCAAGCTGGTCTTCAACCGCAGCGGCATAACGACCGTGGCGGGTGTCATTTCCGGCAGCGGCTCGCTCGAACAGACCAGCGGCACGCTTTCGCTGACGGGGGCAAACACCTATACCGGTGAAACCACAGTGACCGGAGGCACGCTGTCACTCGCCAACGCGTTCCTGGACGATGCCTCCACCGTCCGCATCGCAACAGGCGGGGTGCTCGATCTCCAGCACGGTGCGTCCGATACGGTGGACAAGTTGTTCATCAACGGCGTCCAGCAGGCCGCGGGTGTCTATGATTCCACCAACAGCGGTGGCTTCATCACCGGCTCCGGAAGCCTCAATGTGACGGGCGTTCCCACCGATCCCTATGTGGCGTGGGCATCCGCAAAAGGCCTCACCTCCGGAGTGAACGACGCCAAGGGGGATGATCCGGACCATGACGGCCTGAACAATCTCATTGAGTTCGCCTTCGATGGGAACCCGCTTTCGGGAGCCTCCGACCAGCGGATCTTCACCAAGGTGGCCACGGTCAATGGAAGCCCGGCCCTGACCCTGACTCTGCCGGTCAGAGTGGGAACGAGCTTCCCTCCGAGCGTCGGAGAGCTGGTTTCGGGACCCGGCAGCGTCATTTATCACATCCAGGGTTCCGTGGATCTGGTGAACTGGGCACTGGACGTGGACGAAGTGCCTGCAGGCGACGTGGCGGCCGTTCAAGCGGGCATCGCCAATCCCGAAACCGGCTGGATCAACCGCTCGTTCTACATCCCAGGCTCTGATCCTTCCGGAACGCCCGAGTGCTTCATCCGCGCGAAGGCGACCGAGTAATCCCCCTGCATCAGTCGCAGCGGCCATCGCAACGCGGCGGCCCGCGGCTTCCATTTTCTTGGGTAATGCAATAGACGAAAATGACGGCCGGTGGATCACACCACCGGCCGTCATTCTTCGTTTCCCTCCAACAAGCTTTCCGAAAAAAATCCGATGTCCCCCTTTCGAATCCTGTCGGCGTGGTTCGGCCTGTTCATGATCGCCCGCTCCGCCCTGCCCGATGGCTTGATCGGACGTGAGAACTTCACCTATCCGGATGGCGCGATCGCGGGCAAAACCGGCGGCGAGGGGTTCGACCGCGACAACAGCACGGCGAACAATGCCTTCACCGGCCACACCGGCACGACGGCGGATTGGGACAACGTGGGCGGAACCCCACAGGTCAGCGGCGGGAGACTGATCACCTCGAACAGTTCCGCGAAGCGGGAGTTCGACGGCCCCGGCGAGGGCCTCAATACGGATGAATACTACGGTGCGATCAGCGGCGACGCAGCGGCGAATGCGAAGGTGGTCTATTTCCGCTTCAACATGACGCGGGATGCCGCCGTCACCTGGTCCGGCCTCAGCTCTTATGATTTCGGAAACGAACGCATTCTCTTCGGCGTGCCCAATGTGGCGAACCCGGCTTCCGGAAAAAGAGAGTTCGCCATCCACATCCTCGGCGGCGCGGAAGCCAGCTACAACTACTCCGGCATCGTGCCGGTCGCAGGCCTCACCTACACGCTGGTGGGCAAGTTGGACTTCGCCAACCAGGTGCTGAAATTG belongs to Luteolibacter ambystomatis and includes:
- a CDS encoding beta strand repeat-containing protein; the protein is MKKKPSNLWFKSPLLSACIVLGLSLHAGAANYEWQTAGTNDTWSTAGGDANWFIAGAGPLAAWADGNAAVFNATTDATVTVSGTVAPTAVTFGTGWANNFTLTGGTIAFGGATGSIDSSAVGTVGGRQLKILSAITGTAGLMINSHGDLTAGGGGNGAYLQLGGNNSGLTGGIAVTGGLIDLTAANSVGANTLTFSNGGGILNAQHGAIILTNPITVSTAGTVRTWSNSIFNLTGLISGSGTLAFTDGGVTTLGSATGAGGTAVNTAANTFGGKISVGGGKLGITGDSALGTPPASFQADNITISNNATFMNMSQATSATNFGAGFDVTLNANRGITLGTGGATFQIGYGKTFTVNGAITGVGNLTKPDGGTLVLNDAITYTGNTGVTGGTLTFNPPGNLTKGGTVTVAVGSALNWAPTGRTLTLSGTGNTFTGELRISGVGSTIDIGANNVTFNGAGGTGLRYAAASGTGTVNATGGGKLILGTTGVAPAGDDWGATNVNGTLLINAVIDGPAGKTYENYGGGAGGTTIFAVNNTYLGDTYVSDGTLQIGTGGTTGSIGAGVLGVNGGKTFAVNRADAVTLTQNVILVGAAGNSNFTVADGAAATDLTLSGVVSGTREFWKRGLGTLALTNSNTYTGSTVLVDGILDLNTLGNGATPGANGTGGIFIAQAGTPATLRYSGPTASTDKIGANALQGTGANTIIEIPNAATTLTITSPLGQNGAGKGFTKTGAGSLVLANDSTYTGPTVVNTGTLQLGNGGATGTLGGGAVTNNGKLVFNRSGITTVAGVISGSGSLEQTSGTLSLTGANTYTGETTVTGGTLSLANAFLDDASTVRIATGGVLDLQHGASDTVDKLFINGVQQAAGVYDSTNSGGFITGSGSLNVTGVPTDPYVAWASAKGLTSGVNDAKGDDPDHDGLNNLIEFAFDGNPLSGASDQRIFTKVATVNGSPALTLTLPVRVGTSFPPSVGELVSGPGSVIYHIQGSVDLVNWALDVDEVPAGDVAAVQAGIANPETGWINRSFYIPGSDPSGTPECFIRAKATE